One window from the genome of Entelurus aequoreus isolate RoL-2023_Sb linkage group LG04, RoL_Eaeq_v1.1, whole genome shotgun sequence encodes:
- the LOC133648160 gene encoding RNA-binding motif protein, X chromosome-like produces the protein MAEADRPGKLFIGGLNIETTEKALEQYFGKYGRISELILMKDHETNKSRCFAFVTYENPSDAKDAAREMNGKSLDGKSIKVEQATKPQFQSGGRRGPPMRSRGPPRGMRGSRGGMRDYYDDGGEPYFKGMKRGPPMRNGGPPAKMSRPSMSRDRDPYGPPPRRDSMMSRRDDYPSPRDDHYSSKDSYSSREYSSRDSRDYGPPPRDYSYRDYPSSRDDYGSMSRGYSDRDGYSGGRDSRSYTDRPSGGGGGSYRDSFDGYGNSRSGPPSRGPPPSFGGGGGSGRYDDYGSSSRDGYGGRDSYNNSRSDPYPPPRGERMGRQERGPGPPVERGYPPRDSYSSSRGGPRGSRGGHRADRGMARSRY, from the exons TTATTTTGATGAAAGACCATGAAACTAACAAGTCGAGGTGCTTTGCGTTTGTGACGTACGAGAACCCATCCGATGCAAAGGACGCGGCACGGGAGATGAATGGAAAG TCTCTTGATGGAAAGTCTATTAAAGTGGAGCAAGCAACCAAACCTCAGTTTCAGTCCGGGGGTAGACGAGGGCCACCCATGCGCAGTCGTGGTCCACCTAGAGGCATGCGCGGGTCCAGGGGGGGTATGAGAG ACTACTATGACGACGGTGGAGAACCCTACTTTAAAGGGATGAAGCGAGGACCTCCTATGCGCAATGGAGGTCCCCCAGCCAAAATGAGCAGAC CCTCCATGTCAAGGGACAGGGACCCCTATGGCCCACCTCCTCGCAGAGACTCCATGATGTCCAGGAGGGATGACTATCCTTCACCCAGAGATGACCACTACAGCTCAAAAGACAG CTACTCGAGTCGAGAGTATAGCTCAAGAGATTCACGGGACTATGGACCTCCTCCCAGAGATTATTCATACCGTGACTACCCCAGTTCCAGAGATGACTATGGCTCAATGTCAAGAGGCTACAG TGACCGTGATGGCTATAGTGGAGGCAGAGATTCCAGAAGCTACACGGACCGCCCAAGTGGTGGTGGGGGCGGCTCATACCGAGATTCTTTTGATGGTTACG GTAACTCTCGCAGCGGCCCACCTTCACGGGGCCCGCCACCGTCCTTTGGTGGGGGCGGCGGAAGCGGTCGTTACGATGACTATGGCAGCAGTTCCCGAGATGGCTATGGCGGCCGTGACAGTTACAACAACAGTCGGAGTGACCCGTATCCACCTCCCAGAGGCGAGCGAATGGGTAGGCAAGAGAGGGGCCCCGGTCCCCCGGTTGAGAGAGGATACCCTCCTCGCGATTCGTACAGCTCAAGCCGCGGAGGACCGCGTGGCAGCCGTGGAGGCCACCGAGCTGACAGAGGCATGGCTCGCAGCAGATACTAA